A single Curtobacterium sp. MCJR17_020 DNA region contains:
- a CDS encoding sigma-70 family RNA polymerase sigma factor, producing MTIAPAAPSTTRRATTKKAAASKTQAAESTTTSLDTEVEADEQLAGVRGASVDQVGDYLRHIGRLSLLTAEEEAQIARRIEVGLFAEEKLATEKGLAKTLQRELRWLVRDGERAKERMITSNLRLVVSIAKRYSQRGLPFMDVIQEGNLGLVRAVEKFDFTQGYKFSTYATWWIRQAISRGLADKARTIRIPVHTVELINKISRTERDLTVDLGRAPMPDEVAAELSMSVEELVDLKGRSHEPVSIHTVVGDSDDSELGDFIEDEDAASPNELTETTLLHRDIRSIVAELPSEEANVIRMRYGLDDDKPMTLDEISKIVHTTRQAVSRVESRAKLRLFAKAVSQDMQLYLTD from the coding sequence ATGACGATCGCACCGGCTGCACCGAGCACCACCCGCCGCGCCACCACGAAGAAGGCAGCGGCATCGAAGACCCAGGCCGCCGAGTCCACGACGACCTCCCTCGACACCGAGGTCGAGGCCGACGAGCAGCTCGCCGGTGTCCGCGGCGCCTCCGTCGACCAGGTCGGCGACTACCTGCGCCACATCGGTCGCCTCTCGCTCCTCACCGCCGAGGAAGAAGCGCAGATCGCCCGTCGCATCGAGGTCGGTCTCTTCGCGGAAGAGAAGCTCGCGACCGAGAAGGGCCTCGCGAAGACCCTGCAGCGCGAACTCCGCTGGCTCGTCCGCGACGGTGAGCGCGCCAAGGAGCGCATGATCACGTCGAACCTCCGTCTGGTCGTCAGCATCGCGAAGCGCTACTCGCAGCGTGGCCTGCCGTTCATGGACGTCATCCAGGAGGGCAACCTCGGCCTGGTCCGTGCGGTCGAGAAGTTCGACTTCACGCAGGGCTACAAGTTCTCGACCTACGCCACCTGGTGGATCCGCCAGGCGATCTCGCGTGGTCTCGCCGACAAGGCCCGCACGATCCGCATCCCGGTCCACACCGTCGAGCTGATCAACAAGATCTCCCGCACCGAGCGCGACCTGACCGTCGACCTCGGCCGCGCGCCGATGCCCGACGAGGTCGCCGCCGAGCTGAGCATGTCGGTCGAAGAGCTCGTGGACCTCAAGGGCCGTTCGCACGAGCCGGTCTCGATCCACACCGTGGTCGGCGACTCGGACGACAGCGAGCTCGGTGACTTCATCGAGGACGAGGACGCTGCGTCCCCGAACGAGCTCACCGAGACCACGCTGCTGCACCGCGACATCCGTTCGATCGTCGCCGAGCTGCCGAGCGAGGAAGCCAACGTGATCCGCATGCGCTACGGCCTCGACGACGACAAGCCGATGACGCTCGACGAGATCTCGAAGATCGTGCACACGACCCGCCAGGCCGTCAGCCGGGTGGAGTCGCGCGCCAAGCTGCGCCTGTTCGCCAAGGCGGTCTCGCAGGACATGCAGCTGTACCTGACCGACTGA
- a CDS encoding NAD(+)/NADH kinase — MDQPVVGLVVHPTKNVQESVTTLQRWNASGRGELVARRADAQRIGGGITAVEDDDFTARVDLVVALGGDGTMLGAMRLVAKRPVPVLGVNYGNVGFLVEIEPPELEAALDRLSAGEYQLEPHHALEARLSWSGARTDYLAFNDLTIVRRPGSGQVSADLSVGGLGYGYYRADAIVAATPAGSTAYNYAAGGPVLSPALSGSVVTPVAPMAGIDRAVVLAARERYRFDIAEGTRSAALEVDGLVVGEVATGAQIDVRLRKDAGSVVRLDAERHGRTGRVKLSLLDLPVRPDQLIELIPSDLRQKLGRELDQ; from the coding sequence ATGGATCAGCCCGTCGTCGGCCTCGTCGTCCACCCGACCAAGAACGTGCAGGAGTCCGTCACGACCCTGCAGCGATGGAACGCGTCCGGCCGGGGCGAGCTCGTCGCCCGCCGAGCCGACGCACAGCGGATCGGCGGGGGCATCACCGCGGTGGAGGACGACGACTTCACCGCACGCGTCGACCTCGTCGTGGCCCTCGGCGGCGACGGCACCATGCTCGGCGCCATGCGACTCGTGGCGAAGCGCCCGGTCCCGGTGCTCGGCGTGAACTACGGCAACGTCGGCTTCCTGGTGGAGATCGAACCGCCCGAACTCGAGGCAGCGCTCGACCGACTGTCGGCCGGCGAGTACCAGCTCGAGCCGCACCACGCGCTCGAGGCCCGGCTGTCCTGGAGCGGCGCACGCACGGACTACCTCGCGTTCAACGACCTGACCATCGTGCGGCGCCCCGGTTCCGGCCAGGTGTCGGCCGACCTCAGCGTCGGCGGGCTCGGCTACGGGTACTACCGCGCCGACGCCATCGTCGCCGCGACCCCGGCTGGCTCCACCGCGTACAACTACGCCGCGGGCGGTCCGGTGCTGTCCCCCGCACTCTCCGGGTCCGTCGTGACCCCGGTTGCACCGATGGCGGGGATCGACCGTGCCGTGGTGCTCGCCGCCCGCGAGCGCTACCGGTTCGACATCGCCGAGGGCACCAGGAGCGCCGCACTCGAGGTCGACGGGCTCGTCGTCGGCGAGGTCGCCACCGGAGCGCAGATCGACGTCCGACTCCGCAAGGACGCCGGCAGCGTCGTGCGGCTCGACGCCGAGCGGCACGGACGCACCGGGCGGGTGAAGCTCAGCCTGCTCGACCTGCCGGTCCGCCCCGACCAGCTCATCGAGCTGATCCCGAGCGACCTGCGGCAGAAGCTCGGGCGCGAACTCGACCAGTAG
- a CDS encoding Clp protease N-terminal domain-containing protein, protein MQIAQLSVALPTVRQGREIVLLADLESHETGFGFVDAEHLLLAAVTLCNGMPRFRPVLEAHGVSPEAVRSEISVFVGARAACPDEHDRVACTPAAARVLARAAVLAGPAERVRPVHVVLAVLDGVDDPFMGSAHDVLDALGVEPRRFRRALRRAGRRA, encoded by the coding sequence ATGCAGATCGCTCAGCTGTCCGTCGCCCTCCCCACCGTCCGGCAGGGTCGCGAGATCGTGCTGCTCGCCGACCTCGAGTCCCACGAGACGGGCTTCGGCTTCGTCGACGCGGAGCACCTCCTGCTCGCCGCCGTCACGCTCTGCAACGGGATGCCCCGGTTCCGCCCGGTCCTCGAGGCGCACGGGGTCAGCCCCGAAGCCGTCCGCTCCGAGATCAGCGTCTTCGTCGGTGCGCGGGCCGCGTGCCCCGACGAGCACGACCGGGTCGCCTGCACCCCGGCGGCCGCCAGGGTCCTCGCACGAGCAGCCGTCCTCGCCGGTCCGGCCGAGCGCGTCCGCCCGGTGCACGTCGTGCTGGCCGTCCTCGACGGCGTCGACGACCCGTTCATGGGCTCGGCGCACGACGTCCTCGACGCCCTGGGTGTCGAGCCGCGCCGCTTCCGGCGTGCCCTGCGCCGGGCAGGGCGCCGCGCCTGA
- a CDS encoding ATP-dependent Clp protease ATP-binding subunit gives MFERFTDRARRVVVLAQEEAKMLNHNYIGTEHILLGLIHEGEGVAAKALESLGISLDAVREQVQDIIGQGQQQPTGHIPFTPRAKKVLELSLREALQLGHNYIGTEHILLGLIREGEGVAAQVLVKLGADLNRVRQQVIQLLSGYQGKEAVAVGGEQQQNAQQGSQVLDQFGRNLTQAARDGKLDPVIGREKEMERVMQILSRRSKNNPVLIGEPGVGKTAVVEGLAQAIVKGDVPETLKDKQLYSLDLGSLIAGSRYRGDFEERLKKVTKEIRTRGDIIVFIDEIHTLVGAGAAEGAIDAASILKPLLARGELQTIGATTLDEYRKHFEKDAALERRFQSVQVNEPSLPHTINILKGLRDKYEAFHKVSITDGAIVSAANLADRYVQDRFLPDKAIDLIDEAGARLRLSILSAPPELREFDEKISTVRGQKEAAIEEQDFEKAASLRDEEKKLLGERLRLEKQWRAGDVAASGTVDEGIIAEVLAQATGIPVFKLTEEETSRLVFMEKALHQRVIGQEEAISALSKTIRRTRAGLKDPNRPSGSFIFAGPTGVGKTELAKALAEFLFDDEGALISLDMSEFGEKHTVSRLFGAPPGFVGFEEGGQLTEKVRRKPFSVVLFDEIEKAHPDIFNSLLQVLEEGRLTDGQGRVVDFKNTVIIMTTNLGSQGIAGGPVGFQVEGDSAVGYDRMRGKVNEELKKHFKPEFLNRVDDTIVFPQLSQPELLQIVDLFVKRLADRLLDRDMTVELTLPAKEQLIKVGFDPSLGARPLRRAMQHEVEDQLSEHILQGELNAGDHVKVDFVDGAFHFETGRQPGREEVLAGAAAVETATDAPQGEIES, from the coding sequence ATGTTCGAGAGATTCACCGACCGAGCCCGTCGTGTTGTCGTCCTCGCTCAAGAAGAAGCGAAGATGCTCAACCACAACTACATCGGCACCGAGCACATCCTCCTCGGCCTGATCCACGAGGGCGAGGGCGTTGCTGCCAAGGCGCTGGAGTCGCTCGGCATCTCGCTCGACGCCGTGCGCGAGCAGGTCCAGGACATCATCGGCCAGGGTCAGCAGCAGCCGACCGGGCACATCCCCTTCACGCCGCGTGCCAAGAAGGTGCTCGAGCTGTCCCTGCGCGAGGCGCTGCAGCTCGGCCACAACTACATCGGTACCGAGCACATCCTGCTCGGCCTGATCCGCGAGGGCGAGGGCGTCGCAGCCCAGGTCCTCGTGAAGCTCGGCGCCGACCTCAACCGGGTCCGCCAGCAGGTCATCCAGCTCCTGTCCGGCTACCAGGGCAAGGAAGCGGTCGCCGTCGGCGGCGAGCAGCAGCAGAACGCGCAGCAGGGTTCGCAGGTCCTCGATCAGTTCGGTCGCAACCTCACCCAGGCCGCGCGCGACGGCAAGCTCGACCCCGTCATCGGGCGCGAGAAGGAGATGGAGCGGGTCATGCAGATCCTCTCCCGCCGCTCCAAGAACAACCCCGTCCTGATCGGTGAGCCCGGCGTCGGCAAGACCGCCGTCGTCGAGGGCCTCGCCCAGGCGATCGTCAAGGGCGACGTGCCCGAGACGCTGAAGGACAAGCAGCTCTACTCGCTCGACCTCGGGTCGCTCATCGCCGGGTCCCGCTACCGCGGTGACTTCGAGGAGCGCCTGAAGAAGGTCACGAAGGAGATCCGCACCCGCGGCGACATCATCGTCTTCATCGACGAGATCCACACGCTCGTCGGTGCCGGTGCTGCCGAAGGTGCTATCGACGCCGCGTCGATCCTCAAGCCCCTCCTCGCCCGCGGTGAGCTCCAGACCATCGGTGCCACCACGCTCGACGAGTACCGCAAGCACTTCGAGAAGGACGCAGCACTCGAGCGTCGCTTCCAGTCGGTGCAGGTCAACGAGCCGTCGCTACCGCACACGATCAACATCCTCAAGGGTCTGCGCGACAAGTACGAGGCGTTCCACAAGGTGTCCATCACCGACGGTGCGATCGTCTCGGCCGCCAACCTGGCGGACCGCTACGTGCAGGACCGCTTCCTGCCGGACAAGGCCATCGACCTGATCGACGAGGCCGGCGCTCGCCTGCGGCTGTCGATCCTGTCGGCGCCCCCGGAGCTCCGCGAGTTCGACGAGAAGATCTCGACGGTCCGCGGGCAGAAGGAAGCCGCCATCGAGGAGCAGGACTTCGAGAAGGCCGCCTCGCTGCGTGACGAGGAGAAGAAGCTCCTGGGTGAGCGTCTCCGCCTCGAGAAGCAGTGGCGTGCCGGTGACGTCGCCGCGTCCGGCACCGTCGACGAGGGCATCATCGCCGAGGTCCTGGCGCAGGCCACGGGCATCCCGGTGTTCAAGCTCACCGAAGAGGAGACCTCGCGTCTCGTCTTCATGGAGAAGGCGCTGCACCAGCGGGTCATCGGACAGGAAGAAGCCATCTCGGCGCTGTCCAAGACCATCCGCCGGACCCGTGCCGGTCTGAAGGACCCGAACCGCCCCTCGGGCTCGTTCATCTTCGCCGGGCCCACGGGCGTCGGCAAGACCGAGCTCGCCAAGGCGCTCGCCGAGTTCCTGTTCGACGACGAGGGCGCACTGATCTCCCTCGACATGTCGGAGTTCGGTGAGAAGCACACCGTCTCGCGTCTGTTCGGTGCCCCTCCCGGGTTCGTCGGCTTCGAAGAGGGCGGCCAGCTCACCGAGAAGGTGCGCCGCAAGCCGTTCTCCGTGGTCCTGTTCGATGAGATCGAGAAGGCCCACCCGGACATCTTCAACTCGCTGCTGCAGGTGCTCGAGGAAGGCCGTCTCACCGACGGTCAGGGCCGTGTGGTCGACTTCAAGAACACCGTCATCATCATGACCACGAACCTCGGTTCGCAGGGCATCGCCGGTGGCCCGGTGGGCTTCCAGGTCGAGGGTGACTCGGCCGTCGGCTACGACCGCATGCGCGGCAAGGTCAACGAGGAGCTCAAGAAGCACTTCAAGCCCGAGTTCCTGAACCGCGTCGACGACACGATCGTGTTCCCGCAGCTGTCGCAGCCCGAGCTGCTGCAGATCGTGGACCTGTTCGTGAAGCGTCTGGCGGACCGTCTGCTCGACCGCGACATGACGGTGGAGCTCACCCTCCCCGCCAAGGAGCAGCTCATCAAGGTCGGGTTCGACCCGTCCCTCGGCGCTCGCCCGCTGCGTCGCGCGATGCAGCACGAGGTCGAGGACCAGCTGTCCGAGCACATCCTGCAGGGTGAGCTCAACGCCGGTGACCACGTGAAGGTCGACTTCGTCGACGGTGCGTTCCACTTCGAGACCGGACGTCAGCCGGGCCGCGAAGAGGTCCTCGCCGGCGCAGCCGCGGTCGAGACCGCGACCGACGCGCCCCAGGGTGAGATCGAGTCCTAG
- a CDS encoding SRPBCC family protein, giving the protein MPQIIETVDVNVPVSAAYGQWTRFEEFPHFLDEVEKIVQVDDKTTDWTVKVAGQEREFRAVITEQHPDERVAWTVKDGETDHAGVVTFHKLSDTETRVTAQIDWEPSGFLEKLGAAVGVGGHAIKKDLQNYKERVESAPTDTGWRGDVQA; this is encoded by the coding sequence ATGCCTCAGATCATCGAAACCGTCGACGTCAACGTCCCCGTCTCCGCAGCGTACGGTCAGTGGACCCGCTTCGAGGAGTTCCCGCACTTCCTCGACGAGGTCGAGAAGATCGTCCAGGTCGACGACAAGACCACCGACTGGACCGTGAAGGTCGCCGGCCAGGAGCGCGAGTTCCGTGCCGTCATCACCGAGCAGCACCCCGACGAGCGGGTGGCATGGACCGTCAAGGACGGCGAGACCGACCATGCCGGTGTCGTCACCTTCCACAAGCTGTCCGACACCGAGACGCGCGTCACCGCGCAGATCGACTGGGAGCCGTCCGGCTTCCTCGAGAAGCTCGGCGCAGCGGTCGGCGTCGGTGGCCACGCCATCAAGAAGGACCTGCAGAACTACAAGGAGCGCGTCGAGTCCGCCCCGACCGACACGGGCTGGCGCGGCGACGTGCAGGCGTGA
- a CDS encoding amino-acid N-acetyltransferase, protein MTEHGKHAFDVRDEHGILVRPALASDVPHIQRLIAPYVDRRILLGKENVALYGSIQQFRIAEGPDGVPIGCGALAVFWDDIAEVRTLALDADWIHKRVGHRMLEALEHDARELGVARIFCLTFEVDFFAKHGYLEIGEQVVEPAVYAELVRSSDEGVAEFLDLARVKPNTLGNTRMLKIL, encoded by the coding sequence ATGACAGAGCACGGGAAGCACGCGTTCGACGTCCGTGACGAGCACGGGATCCTCGTGCGACCGGCGCTCGCCTCCGACGTCCCGCACATCCAGCGGCTCATCGCCCCCTACGTCGACCGACGCATCCTGCTCGGCAAGGAGAACGTCGCGCTCTACGGCTCGATCCAGCAGTTCCGGATCGCCGAAGGGCCCGACGGGGTACCGATCGGCTGCGGCGCCCTCGCCGTCTTCTGGGACGACATCGCCGAGGTCCGCACGCTCGCCCTCGACGCCGACTGGATCCACAAGCGCGTCGGACATCGCATGCTCGAGGCGCTCGAGCACGACGCCCGCGAACTCGGCGTCGCACGGATCTTCTGCCTGACGTTCGAGGTCGACTTCTTCGCGAAGCACGGGTACCTCGAGATCGGCGAGCAGGTCGTCGAACCCGCGGTCTACGCCGAGCTGGTCCGGTCGTCGGACGAAGGGGTCGCGGAGTTCCTCGACCTCGCCCGGGTCAAGCCGAACACCCTCGGCAACACCCGCATGCTGAAGATCCTCTGA
- a CDS encoding cold-shock protein produces MASTGTVKWFNNEKGFGFIAPDDGSADVFAHFSAIAGNGYKSLEENQKVEFDITEGRKGPQAENITVLG; encoded by the coding sequence ATGGCATCTACCGGTACCGTCAAGTGGTTCAACAACGAAAAGGGCTTCGGCTTCATCGCCCCGGACGACGGAAGCGCTGACGTCTTCGCGCACTTCTCCGCGATCGCCGGCAACGGCTACAAGTCGCTGGAGGAGAACCAGAAGGTGGAGTTCGACATCACCGAGGGCCGCAAGGGCCCGCAGGCGGAGAACATCACCGTCCTCGGCTGA
- a CDS encoding SseB family protein — MADKEQRFRSEQLEEALAKQDVAAVAFALRNDIVIVPRLVTGKKDMQVRVFGREGSEKRILLLFSSADAYTAMVPDEKIRQVMVYDGPRLEEFLAAHLDMLEGVFFDIAGPNTMQATPEDLLAALRA; from the coding sequence ATGGCAGACAAGGAACAGCGCTTCCGGAGCGAGCAGCTCGAGGAAGCCCTCGCGAAGCAGGACGTCGCTGCGGTGGCGTTCGCGCTGCGCAACGACATCGTGATCGTCCCCCGGCTCGTGACCGGCAAGAAGGACATGCAGGTGCGGGTGTTCGGGCGCGAAGGCTCCGAGAAGCGCATCCTGCTGCTGTTCTCGTCGGCTGACGCCTACACAGCGATGGTGCCGGACGAGAAGATCCGGCAGGTCATGGTCTACGACGGGCCTCGGCTCGAGGAGTTCCTGGCCGCCCACCTCGACATGCTCGAGGGCGTGTTCTTCGACATCGCCGGGCCGAACACCATGCAGGCGACCCCGGAGGACCTGCTGGCCGCATTGCGCGCTTAG
- the radA gene encoding DNA repair protein RadA: MARPQSLYRCTECGWTSVKWVGRCGECQTWGTVEDSSAVSAGTRGTAAVAVTGARAARPITEARGTTVQRWQTGIGEFDRVLGGGVVPGAAVLLSGEPGVGKSTLLLEVASRAAASGKRVLYVSAEESVDQVRLRAERTGAMHDDLYLASEVDLGVIIGQIDQVKPDLLIADSVQTISSSSIDGIAGGTSQVREVASTLIRIAKDRALPVLIVGHVTKDGTIAGPRLLEHLVDVVCHFEGDRQTALRFVRALKNRFGPTDEVGCFDMGGDGIHEVPDPSGLFMSKNATPVSGTCVTVALEGRRALPVEVQALIVPSSAPQPRRVVNGVDASRVAMLLAVLERRAGLKLSDADVYVSTVGGMKLTEPGADLAIALALASAARDRPYPHTLAAVGEISLAGEIRPATGTKQRVNEASRLGFTTVLGADSGHLREALRVAFSMTQSARERELDRAF, encoded by the coding sequence ATGGCGCGCCCGCAGTCCCTCTACCGATGCACCGAGTGCGGCTGGACCAGTGTCAAGTGGGTCGGCCGGTGCGGCGAATGTCAGACCTGGGGCACGGTCGAGGACTCCTCGGCGGTCTCGGCGGGCACCAGGGGCACGGCGGCCGTCGCCGTCACCGGGGCCCGCGCGGCCCGCCCCATCACCGAAGCCCGCGGCACGACGGTGCAGCGCTGGCAGACCGGCATCGGCGAGTTCGACCGCGTGCTCGGCGGCGGGGTCGTCCCCGGCGCTGCGGTCCTGCTGTCCGGCGAACCCGGCGTGGGCAAGTCCACGCTGCTGCTCGAAGTCGCGTCGCGCGCGGCGGCGTCCGGCAAACGCGTCCTCTACGTCAGTGCGGAAGAGTCCGTCGACCAGGTTCGGCTCCGCGCCGAACGCACCGGGGCGATGCACGACGACCTCTACCTGGCGAGCGAGGTCGACCTCGGCGTCATCATCGGCCAGATCGACCAGGTCAAGCCGGATCTGCTCATCGCCGACTCCGTGCAGACCATCTCGTCGAGCTCGATCGACGGCATCGCAGGTGGGACGTCGCAGGTGCGCGAGGTCGCCTCGACCCTGATCCGGATCGCGAAGGACCGCGCCCTCCCGGTCCTGATCGTCGGCCACGTCACGAAGGACGGCACCATCGCCGGGCCACGCCTGCTCGAGCACCTGGTCGACGTCGTCTGCCACTTCGAGGGCGACCGGCAGACCGCGCTCCGCTTCGTCCGTGCACTGAAGAACCGCTTCGGCCCCACGGACGAGGTCGGGTGCTTCGACATGGGCGGGGACGGCATCCACGAGGTCCCGGACCCGAGCGGCCTCTTCATGTCGAAGAACGCGACTCCGGTCTCCGGCACGTGCGTGACCGTCGCGCTCGAGGGGCGCCGGGCGCTCCCGGTCGAGGTCCAGGCGCTCATCGTCCCGAGCTCGGCTCCGCAGCCCCGCCGGGTCGTGAACGGCGTCGATGCGTCACGCGTGGCGATGCTGCTCGCGGTGCTCGAACGCCGAGCCGGTCTCAAGCTCTCCGATGCCGACGTCTACGTCTCGACGGTGGGCGGCATGAAGCTCACCGAACCCGGAGCCGACCTGGCGATCGCTCTTGCGCTGGCGAGTGCAGCACGGGACCGCCCGTACCCGCACACGCTCGCGGCCGTGGGCGAGATCAGTCTGGCGGGCGAGATCCGTCCGGCCACGGGGACCAAGCAACGGGTGAACGAAGCGAGCCGACTCGGCTTCACCACCGTTCTCGGCGCCGACTCCGGGCATCTGCGCGAAGCACTGCGTGTGGCGTTCTCGATGACGCAGTCAGCTCGCGAGCGCGAGCTCGACCGCGCGTTCTGA